In Schizosaccharomyces osmophilus chromosome 2, complete sequence, the following proteins share a genomic window:
- the ptr1 gene encoding HECT-type ubiquitin-protein ligase E3 Ptr1: MRITKSPSKNPNSQPPPWVLEFIKEIQNENTCPFEKVASLCSDFRKREWTYPRGDLYSWIPVLNRFDAILEKMVEDYGLKTKVQSRPFDPLSYTVLLEVLKFSTYLLKHCANRSIYNSTAYLEQLLNSSELEILDATLGLLLHIVQKATISKRGKQLFSLSQDRLFRFLSFLPQEATKSGLAQNYESILFLDDIPAPWCSLEFSYYKSSPSTVSDSSKTVSPTPSPSEGLRVLKVSQEEMSVKPVHDLLVQLSTENQIPEQYAADLLIYLLLHKNLPDLNKRRAMVRIGLLALSNLVYAHSQAVQSRFMLADPEITTHLATLVSMDTKLPQEFKAVVFECFKAFFFRKNMVPSVLAALNVSVSYGLMMNLVRDFSNNLSDENFEYNREYVDSFYDFLQFMATSPLGGNMACSAGLTSLLGHHLSLKSPRALYVVSRSVSMLDHLIDGYSMAFPDFSESKGLDLLVNRLQYELEAALDDVKSGRGNTEIFLNMDYAIPYDRYFLLKNLLKFILHLIQTGGSVVELRNLIDSSLISSLAFLLDHHELFGSNLFASATNIMSTFIHNEPTCYDKVCDLLRTFNPLDYIGATDFPYLVFFETFSSFLENIISNEGHAKNLMSKGIISHILKLMQVPVLAYGFVDSSAFNTLFVLLHHIIDFDAAEVFRPLLDCIMFNCENSNVEQSLNPINTIVNGQLSGQLVDLQNSEIFFQFTIIGNLISMFSELFSSYAALKKAGNLPLVQLFISPSRYAGVFDILCNIKNLSTSVDVFLCSHVSSDYALCCGSLVSVAADKKEKENLEAKKRDLKEDFSFNKFKNIRTNFTQTTYSISKFFTSLTRALGNSSIQDINEFKGIYKLGSNIALVVDELVGMACNQILNHEGLPDELALHVSLMSILDASAIIREDDSKVTLTLLISRIFAGSQTLQLLLKLSERVISYFALVGEETTPRTNRILLALSSTLLNLVLILTSADFISETEKPLNFSLKLQLDNNELSDCGAKLMHLLQAHSFLTMVKIWESSADYRLPYITKALVTNVLSNCFQFEEGIKSLSETAQNNLPESHNQSNEEKGSKLSDTVNDETLLNLLISEVPSNMVTEFNDFKSRLVKTCVSLSSFEGDVNQSLCDLLYSGDEVQMNSDLQLDTTMAMVKEIKFLSSLDKGDSRIIQFGPAIGLLSLFVSHDFTQNKAKNYLLEELDFLLNAFESMRQCFEQDVNATWVVSILFLLEVLLTNSRKPDEFEFNSKDCSLKLIDGSISINHTAQQKILVSLINLMKQYSSNLGVVTSAMRLTLLVTASYDMVHVFIDSNGLEILFVAMKSCASVCNEALHIPFISILRRLLESERVIELIMFDDLRNIFKLQGRARKTELLNFIRTNSEMVLRSPDAFQKMIKETCQLAHFAPNADHHYLELKENLPESYSKDQINSDASLMSQTSSKVVSSLLDEIMETVDSRRKTQKTADAEFNPESDPMYMYNVFLLQCLTELLSGYDSCKKCFMEYQPKRKSSFFSLSRKYNSYLVGFFLEKLLPFGSIRLSEDNEIRKAFSVSNWAISILVFLCAYSNDQQTDVVDELRREVLSCVLKFYRSSSVNSESLESYYCKLLVVAELCYRLGDAQTVSQKAPNHLLRKSQDVNIKAMIDLGFIPALTSATSEIDMNYPVSRKVIRHILRPLQLLTKEAIFLSQTNPDSLSGNIQEAETDESVSDDSEESEGDEPPDLYRNSVLGIFQGDIANENEDNYEGSEDDDVYEEMDFEDEQSGSPGSVVSDDENDDTMYSDNNDMNIEFMVDGDQDGSDQEDSSSYDDDESSHGDIISIDEEDIDNTGEPYEWEDEGNETSDFEHDEEFNDQDEENGSTTFEAMENAFTEASDDENEDEAIDHVSPVEIDFLDNEEGSSSEQDEDLRWEWNADVPSGADIISRHGALLRDLFPLPGLSRRVMIINSGDNARSRPFLNNRSSEDILKHPLLLRNCLSNQGKAIELYESLSDLDSHVSSGAASQRLLFYLSMDTSTTDSSSVGWTALKNQTHNDPLRATSDFTPLFTTQRWNGIVSMFFGHAAGSTALRVTGSVLFGLIPPALEKYNHEKEESERQSRPENEKPAEVAAPAEENADVQNSDVNEMEGVRTEQPDPVQETNNADEGQTINIRGRDVNVSSLGIDPTFLLALPEDMREEVVFQHIQERHIESISDSSRRLDPSFMEVLPTDIRDELLFQEAVQMRLFDNARNNESGDNELEMERLDEADEAEDEHKERSVKPVKKVPVPALVDRSGVLSMIRLLYIPQHNGKNPFYDLVVNISENKQQRADILGLLLYVLQEASTSTHSTEKCYKDLTVRSLSVPQQKEFKKYHGLLDSLCKVPVINGITSRSLILQQSIDLLSHLSTWADHFPSFFLSMQDYIGLPYKKPGSKKNKETNVYKVAPINVLLSLLGREEIFGNTLVMNTFSELLSTLTRPLLSFYKHQKSAEAVKEPSGTRDNAESNNVNALQTEETSTQVERKGKKTTNPPQITDENLRLAASLITTDSCSSRTFQNALSVMFHLCSAPHAKNIIGKELLRHAQMYGNAITGDLSRLSEEVKSGRNETELQNALAPFCPASSNQAKLLRCLKALDYIFERRPKREEQSPQNIVQLLEFYDNLQFVTLWDVLSNCLISMREQTSITHVSTVLLPLIESLMVICRPVYLDLPEEVSKRITPMLERLKTLFITFTEEHRKIINMMVFTTPSLMSGSFSLLVKNPKVLEFENKRNYFSRQMHAEAAKEQYPPLNINVRRDQVFLDSYRALHFKDADEVKYSKLNIHFRDEEGVDAGGVTREWLQVLARQMFNPDYALFLPVAGDATTFHPNRDSSVNPDHLSFFKFTGRIIGKSVYDGRLLDCHFSRAVYKHMLHRSVSVKDIESLDPDYCKSLVWMLNNDITDIITEEFAVEKDVFGEKTIVDLIPNGRNIPVTELNKHDYVNRMVDYKLVESVKDQLHSLLEGFSDIIPPNLIQIFNEQELELLISGLPEIDNDDWRNNTDYHGYSVSSPQIQWFWRAVRSFDEEERAKLLQFATGTSKVPLNGFKELEGMSGFQRFNIHKSYGSLNRLPQSHTCFNQLDLPEYETYEQLRTMLLTAINEGSEGFGFA; this comes from the exons ATGAGGATTACGAAAAgtccttcaaaaaatccaaactCCCAACCTCCGCCTTGGGTGCTTgaatttataaaagaaattcaaaatgaaaatacaTGTCCATTCGAAAAAGTCGCTTCTCTTTGCTCAGATTTCCGCAAAAGAGAATGGACTTACCCTCGTGGCGATTTATACTCATGGATTCCCGTGTTAAATCGATTTGATGCAATTTTAGAGAAAATGGTTGAAGATTACGGCTTAAAAACTAAGGTCCAAAGTCGCCCTTTTGACCCCTTGTCATACACTGTTTTGCTTGAAGTCTTAAAATTCTCGACCTATTTACTAAAACATTGCGCAAATCGCTCCATTTATAATTCGACAGCATATTTAGAACAATTGCTGAATAGTTCTGAATTGGAGATCTTAGACGCTACTTTGGGTTTGTTATTACATATTGTTCAAAAGGCAACGATTTCCAAGAGAGGAAAACAACTGTTCTCTTTATCACAGGATCGTTTGTTCcgctttctttcatttcttcctCAAGAAGCTACGAAATCCGGGCTAGCCCAAAATTATGAATCAATACTATTTCTTGATGATATCCCAGCTCCATGGTGCTCATTAGAGTTTTCATATTATAAGAGCTCTCCTTCTACAGTTTCcgactcttccaaaaccgTATCGCCTACTCCCTCTCCGTCAGAAGGTTTGCGTGTCTTGAAAGTGTCTCAAGAGGAAATGTCAGTAAAGCCGGTGCACGATTTACTCGTTCAGTTGTCAACCGAAAATCAAATTCCTGAACAGTATGCTGCTGATTTGCTTATAtatcttttgcttcatAAAAATTTACCTGATCTTAATAAGCGAAGGGCAATGGTCCGCATTGGATTATTGGCTCTTTCAAACTTGGTTTATGCTCATTCACAAGCTGTGCAATCACGCTTTATGTTAGCGGATCCTGAAATTACAACTCATCTAGCAACTCTTGTTTCCATGGATACAAAACTTCCACAGGAGTTTAAGGCTGTGGTTTTTGAATGCTTCAAAGCGTTCTTTTTCCGGAAAAATATGGTACCTTCCGTGTTAGCCGCTCTCAATGTTTCAGTTAGTTATGGTCTAATGATGAATCTGGTTCGCGATTTTTCGAATAATCTATCTGATGAAAATTTTGAGTATAATCGCGAATACGTTGATAGTTTCTATGATTTTCTCCAGTTTATGGCCACTTCACCTTTGGGTGGGAACATGGCCTGTTCAGCGGGTTTGACGTCTCTTTTGGGTCATCATTTATCACTTAAGAGTCCACGTGCGTTGTATGTTGTTTCCAGATCAGTTTCCATGCTTGATCATCTTATTGATGGCTATTCTATGGCCTTCCCTGATTTTTCAGAGTCCAAGGGTTTGGATCTATTGGTAAATCGGTTGCAATATGAATTAGAGGCCGCTTTGGATGATGTGAAGTCTGGCAGAGGAAACacagaaatttttttgaatatggATTACGCCATTCCATATGATCGTTACTTTTTACTGAAGAATTTATTGAAGTTTATTCTGCATTTGATCCAAACTGGTGGATCTGTTGTAGAGCTTCGTAACCTTATTGATTCTTCTCTTATTTCTTCACTTGCTTTCCTTCTAGATCATCATGAATTATTTGGATCTAATTTGTTTGCTTCGGCGACAAATATAATGTCTACCTTCATTCATAATGAACCTACTTGTTATG ATAAGGTTTGCGATCTTCTCCGTACCTTCAACCCTTTGGATTATATTGGTGCGACTGATTTTCCTTATTTGGTATTTTTCGAGACGTTTTCTAGTTTCTTAGAAAATATCATATCTAACGAAGGTCATGCAAAAAATCTTATGTCTAAAGGTATTATTTCTCATATTCTTAAACTCATGCAAGTTCCTGTGTTAGCTTATGGATTTGTCGATTCGTCTGCGTTCAATACTTTATTTGTTCTTTTGCATCATATTATTGATTTCGATGCAGCAGAAGTCTTTCGTCCTCTATTGGATTGCATTATGTTCAATTGTGAGAATAGTAATGTTGAACAATCGCTAAATCCAATAAATACAATTGTTAATGGCCAACTTAGTGGACAACTGGTTGATTTGCAGAATTCtgaaattttctttcaatttacCATAATCGGTAATTTGATTTCGATGTTTTCTGAATTATTTTCGTCATATGCCGCATTAAAAAAGGCTGGCAACCTACCGCTAGTTCAGCTTTTTATAAGTCCTTCTCGCTATGCTGGCGTCTTTGATATTTTGTGTAACATTAAAAACCTTTCTACGAGTGTAGATGTTTTTCTCTGTTCTCATGTTTCGAGTGACTATGCCCTTTGTTGTGGCTCATTGGTATCGGTTGCTGCTGAtaaaaaggagaaagaaaatcttGAAGCCAAGAAGCGAGACTTGAAGGAagatttttcctttaacaAGTTTAAGAATATTCGCACAAACTTTACTCAAACGACGTACAGTATATCCAAGTTCTTCACATCTTTAACTCGAGCTTTGGGCAATTCAAGCATTCAAGACATCAATGAATTCAAGGGCATATACAAGCTCGGTAGCAACATAGCTCTTGTCGTTGATGAATTGGTTGGTATGGCTTGTAATCAAATCCTAAACCATGAAGGATTACCCGATGAACTCGCCTTGCATGTTTCTTTGATGTCTATACTCGATGCCTCAGCAATAATTCGAGAGGATGATTCTAAAGTTACGCTCACTCTTTTAATCAGTCGAATTTTTGCTGGCTCTCAAACACTTCAATTACTACTGAAGCTGTCGGAGCGAGTAATAAGCTATTTTGCCCTTGTAGGAGAAGAAACAACGCCTCGGACAAACCGTATTCTATTGGCATTGTCTTCAACCCTACTAAACTTAGTACTAATTTTAACAAGTGCTGATTTTATTTCGGAAACAGAGAAGCCCCTGAACTTCTCTTTGAAACTTCAGTTAGATAATAATGAGCTCAGTGATTGTGGAGCTAAGCTCATGCATTTACTTCAAGctcattcctttttaacAATGGTTAAAATATGGGAGTCGTCTGCTGATTACCGATTGCCGTACATTACGAAGGCACTAGTCACGAATGTATTGTCCAATTGTTTCCAATTTGAGGAAGGTATAAAGTCTCTTTCGGAGACCGCTCAAAACAATCTTCCTGAGTCTCACAATCAATccaatgaagaaaaaggttcCAAGCTTAGTGACACTGTAAATGACGAAACGCTTCTTAACTTGCTAATCAGTGAAGTCCCTTCTAATATGGTTACAGAGTTTAACGACTTTAAATCTAGACTTGTCAAAACTTGTGTATCATTATCATCTTTCGAAGGTGATGTAAATCAAAGTCTTTGTGATTTGCTATACTCTGGTGATGAAGTTCAAATGAATTCTGATCTTCAGCTTGATACCACAATGGCAATGGTTAAAGAGATCAAATTCCTTTCATCGTTGGATAAAGGTGATTCTCGGATTATTCAGTTTGGGCCTGCTATTGGTTTGCTTTCTCTGTTTGTGAGTCACGATTTCACTCAGAATAAAGCGAAGAATTACCTACTAGAAGAGTTGGATTTCTTGTTGAATGCGTTCGAGTCTATGCGTCAATGTTTTGAGCAGGATGTTAATGCTACTTGGGTGGTttccattttgtttttattggAAGTATTGTTaacaaattcaagaaaGCCAGATGAGTTCGAGTTTAACTCCAAAGACTGCTCATTAAAGCTTATTGATGGCTCAATTTCTATAAACCATACTGCTCAGCAGAAGATACTGGTTTCCTTGATAAATTTAATGAAGCAGTACAGTTCAAACCTGGGTGTGGTGACATCGGCCATGAGATTGACTTTACTAGTAACTGCTAGCTATGACATGGTACATGTGTTTATTGATTCCAATGGTTTGgaaattttatttgttgCTATGAAATCCTGTGCTTCTGTCTGCAATGAAGCATTACACATTCCTTTTATCAGTATATTAAGAAGGTTGTTGGAATCTGAAAGGGTTATTGAACTTATCATGTTTGATGACTTACGAAATATATTTAAGTTACAAGGCAGAGCTCGTAAAACCGAGCTTCTTAATTTTATAAGAACGAATTCTGAAATGGTTTTGCGTTCACCTGATGCTTTCCAGAAAATGATCAAGGAAACTTGTCAGTTAGCTCATTTCGCACCAAATGCCGATCATCATTACTTagaattgaaggaaaatCTGCCGGAGTCATACAGCAAAGACCAGATAAATTCTGATGCTTCTTTAATGTCGCAAACTAGCTCTAAAGTGGTATCTTCTCTGTTGGATGAGATAATGGAGACGGTGGATTCCCGGCGGAAAACTCAAAAAACCGCAGATGCTGAATTTAATCCCGAATCTGATCCTATGTACATGTATAatgtatttcttttacaatGTCTAACTGAGTTGTTATCTGGATACGACTCATGTAAAAAGTGCTTTATGGAATATCAGCCCAAACGCAAATCGTCTTTTTTCTCACTTTCTCGCAAATACAACTCTTACCTTGTTGGCTTTTTCCTCGAAAAGTTGTTACCCTTCGGCAGCATACGTTTATCAGAGGATAATGAAATCCGTAAagctttttctgtttctaaCTGGGCCATTTCCATATTGGTTTTCTTATGTGCATACTCGAATGATCAACAGACGGATGTCGTTGATGAACTTCGTCGTGAAGTTTTGTCCTGCGTCTTGAAATTTTACAGATCTAGTTCTGTTAATTCCGAAAGCTTGGAATCCTATTATTGTAAATTATTAGTCGTCGCTGAACTTTGCTATAGGCTGGGTGATGCGCAAACCGTTTCACAGAAAGCGCCAAACCATTTATTGCGAAAATCACAGGATGTTAACATCAAAGCAATGATTGACCTTGGTTTCATTCCAGCTTTAACCAGCGCTACTTCTGAAATTGATATGAATTATCCTGTTTCCAGAAAAGTAATTCGTCATATTCTGAGGCCTCTTCAATTATTGACGAAGGAAGCTATATTCTTAAGTCAAACAAATCCAGATAGTTTATCAGGGAATATACAGGAGGCTGAAACCGATGAGTCCGTTAGTGATGATTCTGAAGAATCTGAGGGTGACGAGCCTCCAGATCTTTATCGGAATTCTGTGCTTGGTATCTTCCAAGGTGACATTGcgaatgaaaatgaagataaTTATGAAGGTAGTGAGGATGACGACGTATATGAGGAAATGGACTTTGAGGACGAACAATCAGGAAGTCCTGGAAGTGTTGTTAGTGATGATGAGAATGACGATACCATGTACAGTGATAACAATGACATgaatattgaatttatGGTCGATGGGGACCAAGACGGTTCTGATCAGGAGGATTCAAGTTCGTATGATGATGACGAATCTAGTCATGGAGATATCATTTcaattgatgaagaagacatCGACAACACCGGAGAACCATACGAATGGGAAGACGAAGGGAACGAAACGTCAGATTTTGAAcatgatgaagaatttaACGATCAGGACGAAGAAAATGGCTCCACTACATTTGAAGCAATGGAAAATGCTTTTACAGAAGCTTCTGATGACGAGAATGAGGATGAAGCCATAGATCATGTCAGTCCAGTGGAAATTGACTTCCTTGATAATGAGGAGGGTAGTTCTTCTGAGCAAGACGAAGATTTACGTTGGGAATGGAATGCCGATGTCCCTTCTGGGGCAGACATTATCAGTCGTCATGGTGCTTTGCTGAGAGATCTATTCCCTTTGCCGGGTCTATCTCGTCGAGTTATGATAATCAATTCAGGCGACAATGCTCGTTCAAGAccatttttgaataatagATCATCAGAAGATATACTCAAGCATCCACTGCTTCTGAGAAATTGTTTATCAAATCAAGGGAAAGCGATTGAGTTATACGAAAGTTTGTCTGATTTAGACAGTCATGTGTCTTCTGGGGCGGCGTCCCAGAGATTATTATTCTACCTTTCCATGGATACATCTACAACTGATTCATCTTCGGTCGGTTGGACTgctttgaagaatcaaacCCATAATGATCCTCTACGTGCTACTTCAGATTTTACACCTCTTTTTACCACGCAAAGATGGAATGGTATTGTATCTATGTTCTTTGGTCATGCTGCTGGTTCCACTGCTTTACGAGTCACGGGATCCGTTTTATTCGGTCTTATTCCTCCagctttggaaaaatacaatcatgaaaaagaagaatccgAAAGGCAAAGCCGACCTGAGAACGAAAAGCCAGCGGAGGTAGCTGCTCCTGCGGAGGAAAATGCCGACGTTCAGAATTCAGATGTGAATGAAATGGAAGGTGTTAGAACTGAGCAACCTGATCCTGTCCAGGAAACAAATAATGCTGATGAAGGACAGACTATCAACATTCGAGGAAGAGATGTGAATGTATCCTCATTGGGAATTGATCCTACGTTCTTACTCGCTCTACCAGAGGATATGCGAGAGGAAGTCGTTTTTCAACATATTCAAGAGCGACATATAGAGTCGATAAGTGATTCTTCTCGTCGTTTGGATCCCTCCTTTATGGAAGTGTTACCTACTGATATTCGTGATGAACTTCTCTTTCAGGAAGCTGTCCAGATGCGCTTGTTCGATAACGCTCGTAATAATGAAAGTGGTGATAACGAACTTGAAATGGAGAGATTGGATGAAGCAGATGAAGCTGAAGATGAGCATAAAGAACGATCCGTGAAGCCAGTTAAGAAGGTACCTGTGCCAGCTTTAGTGGACCGTTCCGGAGTTTTGTCAATGATAAGACTTCTGTATATTCCACAGCATAATGGCAAGAATCCATTCTATGACTTAGTAGTGAATATATCTGAAAACAAGCAGCAACGGGCTGATATTTTGGGATTGTTATTATATGTTCTTCAGGAAGCTTCTACCAGTACTCATTCCACCGAAAAATGTTACAAGGACTTGACCGTTAGATCTTTAAGCGTACCCcagcaaaaagaatttaagAAGTATCACGGGTTACTTGATTCCTTGTGTAAGGTGCCTGTCATCAATGGAATTACGTCTCGCTCCTTAATTTTGCAACAAAGTATTGATTTGCTTTCGCATTTGTCAACTTGGGCTGACCATTTCCCTTCGTTTTTCCTGAGCATGCAAGATTATATTGGGTTGCCTTACAAAAAGCCAGGCTCtaagaaaaacaaggaGACAAATGTTTATAAGGTAGCTCCCATAAATGTTCTTTTGAGTTTGTTGGGTCGTGAAGAAATTTTTGGTAACACTCTTGTCATGAATACATTTTCCGAATTGCTCTCAACCCTCACCAGACCTTTGTTGTCATTTTACAAACATCAAAAGTCTGCAGAAGCAGTTAAAGAACCAAGTGGAACGAGAGATAATGCAGAGAGCAACAATGTGAATGCTCTACAAACTGAGGAAACATCAACTCAGGTTGAAAGGAAAGGTAAGAAAACGACGAACCCCCCTCAAATTACAGATGAGAATTTAAGACTGGCAGCTTCACTGATTACCACTGATTCATGTTCAAGTCGTACCTTCCAAAACGCTTTATCAGTAATGTTTCATTTGTGTTCGGCACCGCATGCGAAGAATATTATAGGTAAAGAGCTTTTAAGGCATGCTCAAATGTACGGAAATGCAATTACTGGGGATTTGTCAAGACTTTCTGAGGAGGTCAAGTCTGGAAGAAATGAAACTGAGCTTCAAAATGCTTTGGCACCATTCTGCCCGGCAAGCTCTAACCAAGCTAAGCTCTTACGTTGTTTGAAAGCTTTAGACTATATATTTGAGCGTCGTCCAAAGAGAGAAGAACAGAGCCCACAAAACATTGTTCAACTACTTGAATTTTACGATAATTTACAATTCGTGACATTGTGGGATGTATTAAGTAACTGTTTAATTTCCATGAGAGAGCAAACGAGTATCACTCACGTTTCTACAGTTTTGCTCCCTCTTATTGAATCGTTGATGGTTATTTGTCGCCCTGTTTATCTTGACTTGCCTGAGGAAGTTTCCAAACGAATTACGCCCATGTTGGAACGTTTGAAGACGTTATTTATTACGTTTACTGAGGAGCATCGTAAAATTATCAATATGATGGTTTTCACAACTCCCTCGCTGATGAGTGGGTCATTTTCTCTGTTAGTGAAGAATCCAAAGGTGCTTGAATTCGAAAATAAGAGAAACTACTTCAGCCGTCAAATGCACGCTGAAGCTGCGAAGGAACAGTATCCTCCTTTGAATATCAACGTTAGACGTGATCAGGTATTTTTGGATTCCTACCGTGCATTACATTTCAAGGACGCTGATGAAGTTAAGTACAGCAAACTTAATATTCATTTCAGGGATGAGGAAGGTGTAGATGCTGGAGGTGTGACTCGTGAATGGTTACAGGTATTAGCTAGACAGATGTTTAATCCTGACTACGCTTTGTTCTTACCAGTTGCGGGTGACGCTACTACTTTTCATCCAAACAGAGACTCTTCCGTAAATCCAGATCATTTAtcattcttcaaatttacTGGAAGAATCATCGGAAAATCTGTTTACGATGGTAGACTGTTAGATTGTCATTTCAGTCGTGCAGTTTACAAACATATGCTTCATCGATCAGTCTCGGTGAAGGATATCGAATCTCTTGATCCTGACTACTGCAAATCCTTGGTATGGATGTTGAACAATGATATTACTGATATCATTACTGAAGAATTTGCTGTTGAGAAAGATGTTTTCGGCGAAAAAACGATTGTAGATCTTATTCCCAACGGAAGGAATATTCCTGTTACGGAGCTTAACAAACATGATTACGTAAATAGGATGGTTGACTATAAGTTGGTGGAGAGTGTGAAAGACCAGTTGCATAGTCTTTTGGAAGGGTTTTCTGATATCATTCCTCCAAACTTGATCCAAATCTTTAATGAGCAAGAATTAGAATTATTAATTTCAGGTCTTCCTGAAATTGATAACGATGATTGGCGTAACAATACAGATTATCATGGTTATAGCGTTTCATCTCCTCAAATTCAATGGTTCTGGCGAGCCGTTCGATCTTTCGATGAAGAGGAGCGAGCTaaacttcttcaatttGCAACCGGTACGTCCAAGGTTCCTTTAAATGGATTTAAAGAACTCGAAGGCATGTCTGGTTTCCAGAGATTCaatattcataaaagtTATGGGTCGTTGAATCGCTTACCTCAGTCACATACATGCTTTAACCAGCTTGATTTGCCCGAATATGAGACGTATGAGCAGTTAAGGACTATGTTGCTCACAGCCATCAATGAAGGCTCTGAAGGTTTTGGATTTGCTTAG
- the imp3 gene encoding U3 snoRNP-associated protein Imp3 produces MRILKHHEQKLLKKVDFLNYKQDDNNHRDLMVMRRYHIPKREEYQKYNIVCGKFRQLAHRISLLDPTDPFRLKYENMLLEKLFDMGILPSKSKMSDIENRANVSAICRRRLPVIMCKLRMSQTISVATRLIEQGHVRVGPHVITDPAYLVTRNLEDFVTWTDTSKIKRTVAKYNDKLDDYDLL; encoded by the exons ATGAGAATCCTTAAACATC atGAGCAGAAACTACTGAAAAAGGTCGACTTTCTCAATTACAAGCAGGATGACAATAATCATCGTGATTTGATGGTTATGCGCCGCTACCATATTCccaaaagagaagaataCCAAAAATATAACATTGTTTGTGGTAAATTTCGTCAATTGGCTCATCGTATCTCCTTACTAGATCCGACGGATCCTTTTCGTTTAAAATACGAAAACATGCTGTTGGAGAAGCTCTTTGACATGGGAATATTACCTTCAAAGTCGAAGATGTCTGATATTGAAAATCGAGCCAATGTTTCTGCTATATGTCGTCGTCGGTTACCTGTTATTATGTGCAAACTGAGAATGTCTCAAACTATCTCTGTAGCTACAAGACTCATTGAGCAAGGCCACGTTCGTGTCGGTCCACATGTCATTACTGACCCTGCCTATCTGGTTACAAGGAATTTGGAGGACTTTGTAACATGGACTGATACCTCTAAAATTAAACGCACTGTTGCCAAGTATAATGATAAG TTGGATGATTATGATTTACTCTAA
- the ctf8 gene encoding Ctf18 RFC-like complex subunit Ctf8, whose product MSMVQITRKFGDQIYLVELQATVEKMSETLDIGTLEIVKENNKKKAAIYVGNQCMEGVVETLQKPLAVLQKSRVGDDESPAHGLNIVSIIKERIRFSSRPLPVKL is encoded by the exons ATGTCTATGGTTCAAATTACTCGTAAATTTGGGGATCAAATTTACTTAGTTGAATTACAAGCTACGGTCGAAAAGATGTCAGAAACATTGGATATAGGAACCCTTGAAATAGTTAAG gaaaacaataaaaaaaaagctgcTATTTACGTAGGAAATCAATGCATGGAAGGTGTTGTTGAAACTTTGCAAAAGCCTTTAGCtgttttacaaaaatcGCGTGTTGGAGACGATGAATCGCCCGCTCATGGATTGAACATTGTTTCTattattaaagaaagaattagatTTAGTTCTCGTCCTTTACCTGTGAAACTTTAG